In one window of Pseudorasbora parva isolate DD20220531a chromosome 7, ASM2467924v1, whole genome shotgun sequence DNA:
- the rbm24b gene encoding RNA-binding protein 24b isoform X1, protein MMHSSQKDTTYTKIFVGGLPYHTTDSSLRKYFEVFGEIEEAVVITDRQTGKSRGYGFVTMADRAAAERACKDPNPIIDGRKANVNLAYLGAKPRIMQPGFSFGVPQIHPTFIQRPYGDSEDDHSPLLYPPPFRQVMRIPAHYVYPQAFVQPSVVIPHVQPSAASAAAAASPYLDYTGAAYAQYSAAAASAAAAAAYDQYPYAASPAATGYVATAGYGYVQQPLASPAPGATAAAFGQYQPQQLQTDRMQ, encoded by the exons ATGATGCACAGCTCTCAGAAGGACACCACATACACCAAGATCTTCGTCGGAGGTCTTCCGTATCACACCACAGACTCCAGCCTCAGAAAATACTTTGAAGTGTTTGGAGAAATCGAGGAAGCTGTTGTCATTACTGACAGACAAACTGGAAAATCCAGAGGTTATGGTTTC GTGACGATGGCTGATCGAGCTGCAGCAGAAAGAGCCTGTAAGGACCCAAACCCCATCATAGATGGTAGGAAAGCCAACGTTAACCTGGCGTACCTGGGGGCCAAACCACGGATCATGCAGCCAG GATTTTCTTTTGGTGTCCCTCAAATACACCCAACGTTTATCCAACGGCCTTATGG AGATAGTGAGGATGATCATTCCCCATTACTGTATCCTCCCCCTTTCCGGCAGGTTATGAG GATTCCTGCTCATTATGTGTACCCTCAGGCGTTCGTGCAGCCCAGTGTCGTGATCCCGCACGTCCAGCCGTCCGCGGCCTCTGCGGCGGCCGCAGCCTCTCCGTATTTGGATTACACCGGCGCGGCCTACGCTCAGTACTCCGCGGCTGCCGCCAGTGCTGCTGCCGCCGCGGCTTACGATCAGTACCCGTACGCTGCCTCGCCAGCCGCCACGGGCTACGTCGCCACGGCCGGCTACGGTTACGTCCAGCAGCCTCTCGCGTCTCCTGCGCCCGGGGCTACGGCGGCCGCGTTCGGTCAATACCAGCCGCAGCAGCTCCAGACGGACCGCATGCAGTGA
- the rbm24b gene encoding RNA-binding protein 24b isoform X2 — protein sequence MMHSSQKDTTYTKIFVGGLPYHTTDSSLRKYFEVFGEIEEAVVITDRQTGKSRGYGFVTMADRAAAERACKDPNPIIDGRKANVNLAYLGAKPRIMQPGFSFGVPQIHPTFIQRPYGIPAHYVYPQAFVQPSVVIPHVQPSAASAAAAASPYLDYTGAAYAQYSAAAASAAAAAAYDQYPYAASPAATGYVATAGYGYVQQPLASPAPGATAAAFGQYQPQQLQTDRMQ from the exons ATGATGCACAGCTCTCAGAAGGACACCACATACACCAAGATCTTCGTCGGAGGTCTTCCGTATCACACCACAGACTCCAGCCTCAGAAAATACTTTGAAGTGTTTGGAGAAATCGAGGAAGCTGTTGTCATTACTGACAGACAAACTGGAAAATCCAGAGGTTATGGTTTC GTGACGATGGCTGATCGAGCTGCAGCAGAAAGAGCCTGTAAGGACCCAAACCCCATCATAGATGGTAGGAAAGCCAACGTTAACCTGGCGTACCTGGGGGCCAAACCACGGATCATGCAGCCAG GATTTTCTTTTGGTGTCCCTCAAATACACCCAACGTTTATCCAACGGCCTTATGG GATTCCTGCTCATTATGTGTACCCTCAGGCGTTCGTGCAGCCCAGTGTCGTGATCCCGCACGTCCAGCCGTCCGCGGCCTCTGCGGCGGCCGCAGCCTCTCCGTATTTGGATTACACCGGCGCGGCCTACGCTCAGTACTCCGCGGCTGCCGCCAGTGCTGCTGCCGCCGCGGCTTACGATCAGTACCCGTACGCTGCCTCGCCAGCCGCCACGGGCTACGTCGCCACGGCCGGCTACGGTTACGTCCAGCAGCCTCTCGCGTCTCCTGCGCCCGGGGCTACGGCGGCCGCGTTCGGTCAATACCAGCCGCAGCAGCTCCAGACGGACCGCATGCAGTGA